In the genome of Streptococcus oralis, one region contains:
- a CDS encoding DUF1294 domain-containing protein — translation MKINEGITLALLIWNVMVFLIYGIDKSKARRGAWRVPEKILLILAIACGGFGAWLAGITFHHKTRKWYFKTVWFLGMVTTLVALYFIWR, via the coding sequence ATGAAGATAAATGAAGGAATCACGCTTGCCCTCTTGATTTGGAATGTCATGGTTTTCTTGATTTATGGCATTGACAAATCCAAGGCAAGAAGAGGTGCTTGGCGCGTTCCAGAGAAAATCTTACTCATTTTAGCCATTGCTTGTGGTGGTTTTGGTGCCTGGTTAGCAGGAATCACCTTTCACCACAAGACTAGAAAATGGTATTTTAAAACAGTTTGGTTTCTCGGGATGGTGACCACACTAGTGGCCTTATATTTTATTTGGAGGTAA
- a CDS encoding McrC family protein, which yields MRITDNQYRIAKEDLVAEYPNLSQVLLDRTLDNLSREDNIFIFPNDLMNSPDLDKDQKIFETVNQKIKTGNVIGFLGCGQERLTISSRFSDESNDHFLHYLLQKVLNINLTSLDVGLSPEDKLYQLLVYLFPKYLQAALRKGLYKEYQRYFHNDSHVKGVLDVGNHLKKNLPFTGNIAYTTREFTYDNPLMQLIRHTIEYIKNQKSFGVLLDSNRENMTEITRVTSSYKLADRAKIIRMNKIKPIRHAYFREYRKLQELCLMILSREKHGLGPQSQRVHGILFDVAWLWEEYIHTLLPKGFIHPRNKDKTNGISVFSVGKRKVYPDFYDRERKIVLDAKYKKLEFTEKGINREDLFQLISYSYILKAEKAGLIFPSMEQSVNSEIGKVVGYGAQLKKWSIQIPQNASSYSAFCKMMENSEENFKAIIDEEVGRK from the coding sequence ATGCGAATAACTGATAATCAGTATAGAATTGCTAAAGAGGACCTTGTCGCAGAATATCCCAACCTAAGTCAAGTACTTCTTGATAGAACACTAGATAACCTTTCTCGAGAGGACAATATTTTTATTTTTCCGAATGATTTGATGAATTCTCCTGATTTAGACAAGGACCAAAAGATTTTTGAAACAGTTAATCAGAAAATCAAGACAGGGAACGTGATTGGTTTTCTGGGCTGTGGTCAGGAAAGATTGACGATTTCCTCTCGTTTTTCTGATGAAAGTAACGACCATTTTTTGCATTATCTTTTACAAAAGGTTCTCAATATTAATCTGACTAGTTTGGATGTCGGTCTATCTCCTGAAGATAAGCTTTATCAACTCTTGGTTTACCTCTTTCCCAAGTATCTTCAAGCTGCTCTCAGAAAAGGTCTTTATAAGGAATACCAGCGATATTTCCATAACGATAGTCATGTAAAGGGTGTACTAGATGTTGGAAATCATCTGAAAAAAAATCTCCCTTTTACGGGAAATATTGCCTATACCACTAGGGAGTTCACCTATGATAATCCACTCATGCAGTTGATTCGGCATACGATTGAGTACATAAAGAATCAGAAAAGTTTTGGAGTTCTGCTCGATAGTAATCGTGAAAATATGACAGAAATTACTCGTGTAACCTCATCTTATAAACTAGCTGATCGTGCCAAGATTATCAGAATGAATAAAATCAAACCTATCCGACATGCCTACTTCAGAGAGTACAGAAAGTTACAGGAACTCTGCTTGATGATTCTAAGTAGAGAAAAGCATGGTCTTGGACCTCAATCTCAAAGGGTACATGGTATTCTCTTTGATGTTGCCTGGCTTTGGGAAGAGTATATTCATACCTTGTTGCCAAAAGGTTTCATCCATCCACGAAATAAAGATAAGACGAACGGAATTTCAGTATTTTCTGTTGGGAAACGAAAGGTATATCCAGATTTTTATGACAGAGAACGAAAGATTGTTCTAGATGCAAAATATAAAAAACTGGAGTTCACTGAAAAAGGAATTAACCGCGAGGACTTGTTCCAGCTGATTTCCTATTCATATATTTTAAAAGCTGAGAAAGCTGGACTGATTTTTCCTAGTATGGAGCAGTCAGTAAATAGTGAAATAGGAAAAGTAGTTGGCTATGGAGCTCAATTGAAGAAGTGGTCTATCCAAATCCCTCAGAATGCCTCATCCTATAGTGCATTTTGTAAAATGATGGAAAATTCAGAAGAAAATTTTAAAGCGATTATTGATGAAGAAGTGGGGAGAAAGTAA
- the leuC gene encoding 3-isopropylmalate dehydratase large subunit, producing the protein MAGKSIFDKLWDRHVITGEEGQPQLMYVDQHYIHEVTSPQAFQGLRDAGRRLRRPDLTFGTFDHNVPTVNIYDIRDVISKAQIDKLAENVEEFGIEHAAHGSEKQGIVHMVGPETGRTQPGKFIVCGDSHTATHGAFGAIAFGIGTSEVEHVFATQTLWQVKPKKMLVEFTGVPQKGVYSKDYILALIAKYGVACGVGYVVEYRGQAIDALTMEERMTICNMSIEFGSKMGIMNPDQTTYDYLKGRECVPEAFEEAIADWKTLVSDDDAVYDKVIRMDVSDLAPMVTWGTNPAMGVDFDSSFPEIKDMNDERAYHYMNLEPGQKPADIELGYIFIGSCTNARLSDLQLAARFVKGKKIAPNLTAIVVPGSRPVKRAAEKLGLDKVFLDAGFEWRDPGCSMCLGMNPDKVPDGVHCASTSNRNFEDRQGFGAKTHLCSPAMAAAAAIAGRFVDVRQMPEAQ; encoded by the coding sequence ATGGCAGGAAAATCGATTTTTGATAAATTATGGGACCGCCATGTTATCACAGGAGAAGAAGGGCAACCCCAACTCATGTACGTGGATCAGCACTATATTCATGAGGTAACCAGTCCCCAAGCTTTTCAAGGATTACGAGATGCAGGACGAAGATTGAGACGGCCAGACTTGACATTTGGAACCTTTGATCATAATGTTCCGACTGTCAATATCTACGATATTCGAGATGTCATTTCCAAGGCGCAAATTGATAAGCTGGCTGAAAATGTTGAGGAATTTGGGATTGAACATGCGGCTCATGGTTCTGAAAAGCAGGGAATCGTTCACATGGTTGGACCAGAAACTGGAAGAACACAACCAGGAAAATTCATCGTCTGTGGAGATAGCCACACAGCTACTCACGGAGCTTTCGGAGCTATCGCTTTTGGGATTGGGACCAGTGAGGTTGAGCATGTCTTTGCTACCCAGACCCTCTGGCAGGTCAAACCCAAGAAAATGCTGGTAGAATTCACTGGTGTTCCTCAAAAAGGAGTTTATTCTAAGGATTACATTCTCGCCTTAATTGCCAAGTACGGCGTTGCCTGTGGTGTTGGCTATGTGGTTGAATATCGTGGACAAGCGATTGATGCTTTGACCATGGAAGAGAGAATGACCATCTGCAATATGTCCATTGAGTTTGGCTCCAAGATGGGAATTATGAATCCAGATCAGACTACCTATGACTATCTTAAGGGACGGGAATGCGTTCCCGAAGCTTTCGAGGAGGCGATTGCTGACTGGAAAACCCTAGTCAGCGATGATGATGCTGTTTATGATAAGGTTATCCGGATGGATGTCTCAGACTTGGCTCCTATGGTGACTTGGGGAACAAATCCTGCTATGGGGGTCGACTTTGACAGTAGTTTTCCAGAAATTAAGGATATGAATGATGAACGAGCTTATCATTACATGAACTTGGAGCCTGGTCAAAAGCCGGCAGATATTGAGCTAGGCTATATCTTTATTGGCTCTTGTACCAATGCTCGTCTCAGTGATTTGCAACTGGCTGCGCGATTTGTCAAAGGGAAGAAAATTGCTCCCAATCTAACGGCAATCGTAGTACCTGGTTCTCGTCCTGTCAAACGAGCTGCTGAGAAGTTGGGCTTGGACAAGGTTTTCCTAGACGCTGGTTTTGAGTGGAGAGACCCAGGTTGCTCTATGTGCTTAGGGATGAATCCGGACAAGGTGCCTGATGGTGTCCACTGTGCCTCAACCAGTAACCGTAACTTTGAAGATAGACAGGGATTTGGTGCTAAAACCCATCTCTGCAGTCCAGCCATGGCAGCTGCGGCAGCCATCGCAGGGCGCTTCGTAGATGTTCGACAGATGCCAGAAGCCCAGTAA
- the rnc gene encoding ribonuclease III — protein MKELQTVLKKRFAIEFADKNLLETAFTHTSYANEHRLLKISHNERLEFLGDAVLQLLISEYLYKKYPKKPEGDLSKLRAMIVREESLAGFARDCQFDQFIKLGKGEEKSGGRNRDTILGDAFEAFLGALLLDKDVAKVKEFIYQVMIPKVEAGDFEMIKDYKTHLQELLQVNGDVDIRYQVISEIGPAHDKVFDVEVLVEGKSIGKGQGRSKKLAEQEAAKNAVEKGLDSCI, from the coding sequence ATGAAAGAATTACAAACTGTACTGAAGAAGCGTTTTGCAATCGAATTTGCAGACAAAAACTTACTGGAAACGGCCTTTACTCATACGAGTTATGCCAATGAGCACCGCCTCTTAAAAATTTCACACAATGAGCGCTTGGAATTTTTAGGAGACGCTGTTCTGCAATTATTGATTTCAGAATATCTGTATAAAAAATATCCTAAGAAACCAGAGGGAGATTTGTCTAAACTCCGTGCTATGATTGTCCGCGAGGAGAGTTTGGCTGGTTTTGCGCGTGATTGCCAGTTTGATCAGTTTATCAAGCTAGGAAAAGGGGAAGAAAAGTCTGGTGGGCGCAATCGTGACACCATTCTTGGTGATGCTTTTGAAGCTTTTCTGGGTGCTTTGCTTTTGGACAAGGATGTTGCTAAGGTAAAAGAGTTTATCTATCAGGTCATGATACCCAAGGTTGAAGCAGGTGATTTTGAAATGATTAAGGATTACAAGACACACCTGCAAGAGTTGCTCCAGGTCAATGGGGATGTGGACATTCGCTATCAGGTTATCTCTGAGATAGGACCTGCTCATGATAAGGTTTTTGATGTAGAAGTTCTGGTTGAGGGCAAGAGCATCGGAAAGGGCCAAGGCCGTTCTAAGAAGTTAGCAGAGCAAGAGGCTGCAAAAAATGCCGTTGAGAAAGGGCTGGATTCATGTATTTAA
- a CDS encoding GMP reductase has protein sequence MLNEFPIFDYEDIQLIPNKCVIKSRSEADTSITFGKHTFKLPVVPANMQTILDENVAEQLAKGGYFYIMHRFDEAGRIPFIKRMHDQGLIASISVGVKDYEYDFVSQLKADAPEYITIDIAHGHADSVISMIQHIKKELPDTFVIAGNVGTPEAVRELENAGADATKVGIGPGKVCITKVKTGFGTGGWQLAALRWCAKAARKPIIADGGIRTHGDIAKSIRFGASMVMIGSLFAGHIESPGKTIEVNGEQFKEYYGSASQYQKGAYKNVEGKRILLPAKGHLQDTLTEMEQDLQSAISYAGGRKVADLKHVDYVIVKNSIWNGDASH, from the coding sequence ATGTTAAATGAATTTCCAATTTTTGATTACGAAGATATTCAGTTGATCCCAAATAAATGTGTGATTAAAAGCCGTTCAGAAGCAGATACAAGTATTACGTTTGGAAAACACACTTTTAAACTACCTGTTGTGCCAGCAAATATGCAGACGATTTTGGATGAGAACGTAGCAGAGCAACTTGCTAAAGGCGGATACTTCTATATTATGCATCGTTTTGATGAAGCGGGGCGCATTCCCTTTATCAAACGTATGCACGATCAAGGGCTCATTGCTTCCATTTCTGTTGGTGTCAAGGATTACGAGTATGACTTCGTTAGCCAACTCAAGGCTGATGCTCCGGAATACATCACGATTGACATTGCTCATGGTCATGCCGATAGCGTGATTTCTATGATTCAACACATCAAGAAAGAGTTGCCAGATACCTTTGTCATTGCTGGGAACGTAGGAACGCCAGAAGCTGTTCGTGAATTGGAAAATGCTGGTGCGGATGCTACTAAGGTTGGAATCGGTCCTGGTAAGGTTTGTATCACCAAGGTCAAGACTGGTTTTGGTACAGGTGGTTGGCAGTTGGCTGCCCTTCGTTGGTGTGCCAAGGCTGCCCGTAAACCGATTATTGCTGATGGAGGAATTCGTACTCACGGAGATATTGCTAAGTCTATCCGTTTCGGTGCTAGCATGGTCATGATTGGTTCCCTTTTTGCAGGACATATCGAAAGTCCAGGGAAAACGATTGAAGTTAATGGCGAACAGTTCAAAGAATACTATGGTTCAGCTTCACAGTATCAAAAAGGCGCTTACAAAAATGTGGAAGGTAAGCGCATCTTACTGCCTGCTAAAGGGCATTTGCAAGACACCCTTACTGAGATGGAGCAGGATTTGCAAAGTGCTATCTCTTATGCAGGTGGACGAAAAGTTGCCGACCTTAAACATGTTGATTATGTTATCGTGAAAAATTCTATCTGGAACGGAGATGCTTCCCACTAA
- the leuB gene encoding 3-isopropylmalate dehydrogenase yields MTKKIAALAGDGIGPEIMEAGLAVLEALASKTGFDYEIDRRPFGGAGIDAAGHPLPDETLKACREADAILLAAIGSPQYDGASVRPEQGLLALRKELNLYANIRPVKIFDSLKHLSPLKPERIAGVDFVVVRELTGGIYFGDHILEERKARDINDYSYEEVERIIRKAFEIARNRRKIVTSIDKQNVLATSKLWRRVAEEVAQDFPDVTLEHQLVDSAAMLMITSPAKFDVIVTENLFGDILSDESSVLSGTLGVMPSASHSEKGPSLYEPIHGSAPDIAGQGIANPISMILSVAMMLRDSFGRYEDAERIERAVEASLAAGILTRDIGGQASTKEMTEAIIERL; encoded by the coding sequence ATGACAAAGAAAATAGCAGCACTAGCAGGGGATGGAATCGGTCCAGAAATCATGGAAGCTGGTTTAGCGGTTCTGGAAGCTCTAGCTTCAAAAACAGGCTTTGACTATGAGATAGACAGACGCCCCTTTGGAGGTGCGGGTATTGATGCTGCGGGGCATCCCTTACCTGATGAAACCCTTAAGGCATGTAGAGAAGCAGATGCTATTCTCCTTGCGGCTATCGGTAGTCCTCAGTATGATGGAGCATCGGTTCGGCCTGAACAAGGCTTGCTGGCTCTTCGTAAGGAACTCAATCTCTATGCTAATATTCGCCCTGTTAAGATTTTTGATAGTCTCAAGCATTTGTCACCTCTCAAACCGGAACGAATTGCTGGTGTAGACTTTGTCGTGGTACGTGAGTTGACAGGTGGTATCTACTTTGGAGATCATATCCTTGAAGAGCGGAAAGCGCGTGATATCAACGACTACAGCTATGAGGAAGTAGAGCGGATCATTCGCAAGGCATTTGAAATTGCAAGAAATCGCAGAAAAATCGTTACTAGTATCGATAAGCAAAATGTTCTAGCGACTTCAAAACTCTGGCGCAGAGTAGCTGAGGAAGTCGCGCAGGATTTCCCAGATGTAACCTTGGAGCACCAGTTGGTGGACTCAGCTGCCATGCTCATGATTACCAGTCCTGCTAAGTTTGATGTCATTGTGACGGAAAATCTTTTCGGAGATATCTTATCTGATGAATCAAGCGTTTTATCAGGCACACTTGGCGTCATGCCATCAGCCAGTCATTCTGAAAAAGGCCCAAGTCTTTATGAACCTATTCACGGTTCGGCACCTGATATTGCAGGTCAAGGAATTGCCAATCCTATCTCTATGATTTTGTCAGTTGCCATGATGTTGAGAGATAGTTTTGGACGTTATGAGGATGCAGAGCGTATCGAACGTGCTGTTGAAGCTAGTTTAGCGGCTGGCATTTTAACAAGAGATATTGGAGGACAGGCTTCGACCAAGGAAATGACAGAAGCCATCATTGAAAGATTATGA
- a CDS encoding AAA family ATPase: MEEKLNYWMIVAGGGGKVWSLFKEENIACIDFDSNLSNILDYNNPEELKQGKQRNLFIWKFAHDIKINDYIIATSGLNKILGIGQCVKTYYFDETKTEFKHCIGVNWLKVDGGWEYQRKKGTRQTINWDRNSERINLYKSILNGTYRKNIEKVVMNKNIDDYLDKLKKSKNLILRGAHGTGKTYLAKEIAKELTGGNEDQIEFVQFHPSYDYTDFVEGLRPILVNDGQINFGLQDGIFKKFCQKAKEAQKTGGQDNFDEAWDLYLEYVNSRDEKEYLTEFSYLTVNSRNNFNINYETKAQGTCLTKSYVYELYKDEKYLKQPYYRNQGKKVLETLKKRFGLKDYISPTEIATDKKFVFIIDEINRGEISKIFGELFFSIDPEYRGERGSVSTQYANLHETDDKFYIPENVYIIGTMNDIDRSVDTFDFAMRRRFRFVEVTAESQLYILDNELDGHEEEAKKRLRNLNVAIENVQELNSHYHIGPSYFLKLQDVDFDYELLWSDYLKPLLEDYLRGSYEEAETLDTLKKAFDLTNNERTDRQDTGDDNANN; the protein is encoded by the coding sequence ATGGAAGAAAAATTAAATTATTGGATGATAGTTGCAGGAGGAGGTGGAAAAGTTTGGTCTTTATTTAAAGAAGAGAATATAGCTTGTATAGATTTTGATTCTAATTTATCTAATATTTTAGATTACAATAATCCTGAAGAATTGAAGCAAGGAAAGCAGAGAAATTTATTTATTTGGAAGTTTGCACATGACATAAAAATAAATGATTATATAATAGCTACCTCAGGATTAAACAAAATTTTAGGTATTGGACAATGTGTGAAAACATATTACTTTGATGAAACAAAAACAGAGTTTAAACATTGTATTGGTGTTAATTGGTTGAAAGTAGATGGTGGATGGGAATACCAAAGAAAAAAAGGTACAAGACAAACCATCAACTGGGATAGAAATTCAGAACGTATCAATTTATATAAATCCATTCTAAATGGTACATACAGAAAAAATATAGAGAAAGTTGTTATGAATAAAAATATTGACGATTATTTAGATAAATTAAAAAAATCCAAAAACCTCATCCTCCGCGGTGCTCATGGCACAGGAAAAACTTATCTTGCTAAAGAAATTGCCAAAGAATTAACGGGTGGCAACGAAGACCAAATCGAATTTGTACAGTTTCACCCTTCCTATGATTATACGGATTTTGTAGAGGGGTTGAGACCAATCCTGGTAAATGATGGACAGATTAACTTTGGCTTGCAGGACGGTATTTTTAAGAAGTTTTGTCAGAAGGCTAAAGAAGCTCAAAAAACTGGAGGACAAGATAATTTTGATGAAGCTTGGGATCTTTATCTTGAATATGTAAATAGCAGAGATGAAAAAGAATATTTGACAGAATTTTCCTATCTCACAGTAAATAGTCGAAATAATTTTAATATCAATTATGAGACTAAAGCCCAAGGAACTTGCTTAACAAAATCTTATGTTTATGAACTCTATAAAGATGAAAAATATCTGAAACAGCCCTATTATCGTAATCAAGGAAAAAAAGTCCTAGAAACTTTAAAGAAAAGATTTGGTCTGAAAGATTATATTTCTCCAACAGAAATTGCCACAGACAAAAAATTCGTTTTCATCATTGATGAAATCAACCGTGGTGAGATTTCTAAGATTTTTGGTGAACTCTTTTTCTCTATTGATCCTGAATATCGTGGCGAAAGGGGGAGTGTTTCCACCCAGTATGCTAATTTACATGAGACGGATGACAAGTTTTATATCCCTGAAAATGTCTACATCATCGGAACAATGAATGATATTGATCGTTCAGTAGACACCTTTGATTTTGCTATGCGCCGTCGTTTCCGTTTTGTTGAAGTTACTGCTGAAAGCCAGCTATACATTCTAGATAACGAACTAGATGGACATGAGGAGGAAGCGAAAAAACGTCTAAGAAATTTGAATGTTGCTATCGAAAACGTTCAGGAATTAAACAGCCATTATCATATTGGACCAAGTTATTTCCTTAAGTTGCAGGATGTAGATTTTGACTATGAATTACTCTGGTCTGATTACCTCAAACCACTTTTGGAAGATTACTTACGAGGTTCTTATGAAGAGGCTGAAACTCTGGATACATTGAAAAAAGCATTTGATCTGACAAATAACGAGCGAACAGATCGGCAAGATACTGGTGATGATAATGCGAATAACTGA
- a CDS encoding L-threonylcarbamoyladenylate synthase encodes MTKHIQWNGTLSQEGYDILKGEGGCIVCPTKVGYIIMTSDKAGLERKFEAKERNRNKPGVVLCGSMDELRALAQLNPEIEAFYQKHWDEDILLGCILPWKPEAFEKLKAYGDGREELMTDVRGTSCFVIKFGKAGEQLAAKLWEEGKMVYASSANPSGKGNRGKVEGIGERIEGAVDLVIEADDYVASIQPDKTIETRYEQGVMVSMVDKDGKLIPEQGGARSTSPAPVVIRKGLDIDKIMMHLSDTFNSWDYRQGEYY; translated from the coding sequence ATGACAAAACACATTCAATGGAACGGAACACTTTCTCAAGAAGGCTATGACATTTTAAAAGGTGAGGGTGGGTGCATTGTATGCCCTACAAAAGTTGGTTACATCATTATGACCAGCGACAAGGCAGGTCTTGAACGCAAATTTGAGGCTAAAGAGCGTAACCGTAACAAACCAGGTGTTGTACTTTGTGGTAGCATGGACGAGCTACGCGCTTTAGCACAACTAAACCCAGAAATTGAAGCCTTCTACCAAAAACATTGGGATGAAGATATTCTCCTTGGTTGTATCCTTCCTTGGAAACCAGAAGCTTTTGAAAAACTCAAAGCATACGGTGATGGCCGTGAAGAACTCATGACTGACGTTCGTGGTACTAGCTGTTTTGTCATCAAGTTTGGTAAAGCTGGTGAACAGTTGGCTGCCAAACTTTGGGAAGAAGGCAAGATGGTCTACGCCTCATCAGCCAACCCATCTGGAAAAGGAAACCGTGGTAAGGTAGAAGGAATAGGAGAACGTATCGAAGGAGCAGTGGACCTTGTTATCGAAGCAGACGACTATGTGGCATCTATCCAACCTGACAAAACGATTGAAACGCGCTACGAGCAAGGTGTGATGGTCTCTATGGTCGATAAAGATGGCAAACTCATCCCAGAACAAGGAGGAGCACGTTCAACTTCACCAGCACCAGTCGTTATCCGTAAAGGGCTTGACATTGATAAAATCATGATGCACCTGTCAGATACCTTTAACTCATGGGACTACCGTCAAGGTGAGTATTATTAA
- the leuD gene encoding 3-isopropylmalate dehydratase small subunit: MEKFTVYTGTTVPLMNDNIDTDQILPKQFLKLIDKKGFGKYLMYAWRYLDDNYTEDPDFVFNRPEYRKASILISGDNFGAGSSREHAAWALADYGFKVVIAGSFGDIHYNNELNNGMLPIVQPREVREKLAQLKPTDQVTVDLEQQKIISPVGEFTFEIDSEWKHKLLNGLDDIGITLQYEDLIAAYEKRRPAYWQD, translated from the coding sequence ATGGAGAAATTTACAGTTTATACGGGAACGACCGTTCCTCTCATGAATGATAACATCGACACTGACCAAATCCTTCCCAAGCAGTTTCTCAAGTTAATTGATAAGAAGGGCTTTGGTAAGTACCTCATGTATGCCTGGCGTTATCTGGACGATAACTACACTGAGGATCCAGATTTTGTCTTTAACCGACCTGAATACCGTAAAGCCAGTATCCTCATCTCAGGGGATAACTTTGGCGCAGGGTCTTCAAGAGAACACGCAGCATGGGCTCTAGCTGACTATGGTTTTAAGGTCGTGATTGCAGGATCTTTCGGTGATATTCATTACAATAATGAACTCAATAATGGCATGTTGCCTATTGTTCAGCCTAGGGAGGTTAGAGAAAAGCTAGCCCAACTCAAACCGACCGACCAGGTAACTGTAGACTTGGAACAACAAAAAATCATCTCACCAGTTGGAGAATTCACTTTCGAAATTGATAGCGAGTGGAAACACAAGCTTTTAAATGGTTTGGATGATATCGGAATTACTTTGCAGTATGAAGACTTGATTGCTGCTTATGAAAAACGACGACCAGCCTACTGGCAGGATTAG